From one Trifolium pratense cultivar HEN17-A07 linkage group LG1, ARS_RC_1.1, whole genome shotgun sequence genomic stretch:
- the LOC123894067 gene encoding uncharacterized protein LOC123894067: MVSERYPRDEDEDSAADFDSAIDEDEALSHDVAMEVSAPEAQSSTICNHICFGSFRNSDFSAVQFASITPIKPTIDGFTIKIGEIACVLVASSCNNKSAFAASEDDEKSKNLDSEIVVSEAIKGLNECKSEFGVSAEIKKSENLIKGRVPLCYGSVYGVAAIRPFASWFYVGKQKQQISSTTINNQVWLFELHDECIVDFDPGGIMSVISSSATMLSIMSIFDSISLFPFDPGGTFLCQ, encoded by the coding sequence atggtatcagagcgataCCCAagggatgaagatgaagattccGCTGCCGATTTCGATTCAGccattgatgaagatgaagctCTTTCTCATGATGTAGCTATGGAGGTTTCTGCACCAGAAGCTCAATCTTCAACAATCTGCAATCACATTTGTTTTGGCAGTTTTAGGAATTCAGATTTTTCCGCCGTTCAATTCGCTTCAATCACTCCAATCAAGCCAACAATTGATGGATTCACCATCAAGATCGGGGAAATTGCATGTGTTCTTGTTGCTTCAAGTTGCAACAATAAATCTGCGTTTGCAGCTTCGGAAGACGACGAGAAATCGAAGAATCTTGATTCTGAAATTGTGGTTTCTGAAGCAATCAAAGGATTGAACGAATGCAAATCTGAGTTTGGTGTTTCTGCAGAAATCAAGAAGTCGGAGAATCTTATCAAAGGTAGAGTTCCGCTATGCTATGGATCTGTTTACGGCGTTGCCGCCATAAGGCCTTTCGCTTCTTGGTTCTACGTCGGAAAACAGAAACAACAAATCAGTAGCACAACAATCAACAACCAGGTTTGGCTTTTTGAACTACATGATGAGTGCATCGTCGATTTTGATCCCGGTGGAATTATGTCAGTGATTTCCAGTTCTGCTACTATGCTCTCTATTATGTCAATTTTCGATTCAATCTCACTCTTCCCTTTCGATCCCGGTGGAACTTTCCTATGTCAGTGA
- the LOC123917080 gene encoding vacuolar-processing enzyme — MDLSQFPTILFFIVILTTLAAVSGSRDLPGDYIRLPSQASKFFHEPENDDNVQGTRWAILLAGSNGYWNYRHQADVCHAYQILKKGGLKDENIIVFMYDDIASNYENPRPGVIINKPDGGDVYEGVPKDYTGAEVHADNFYAALLGNKSALTGGSGKVVDSGPNDHIFVYYTDHGGPGVLGMPVGPYLYASDLNEVLKKKHASGGYKSLVFYLEACESGSIFEGLLPEDINIYATTASNAEESSWGTYCPGEYPPPPPEYSTCLGDLYSIAWMEDSDVHNLRTESLQQQYKLVKDRTINGAYYGSHVMEYGDVGLGNNHLFLYLGTNPANDNISFVDESALKLRSPSTAVNQRDADLVHFWDKFRKAPEGSPRKNEAQKQVLEAMSHRMHVDNSVELIGKLLFGIEKGPEVVNAVRPSGSPLVDNWDLLKTTVRTFETHCGSLSQYGMKHMRSFANICNAGISNEQMAEASAQACASIPANPWSSLQGGFSA; from the exons ATGGACCTTTCCCAATTTCCCACTATCCTCTTTTTCATTGTCATCCTCACCACCCTTGCTGCCGTCTCCGGTAGCCGTGACCTTCCCGGAGACTATATCCGATTGCCTTCTCAAGCCTCCAAGTTCTTCCATGAACCTGAAAATGATGACAACGTTCAAGGAACTAGATGGGCTATCTTACTTGCTGGTTCTAATGGTTACTGGAATTATAGGCATCAG GCTGATGTTTGCCATGCATATCAAATATTGAAGAAAGGTGGCTTAAAAGATGAAAACATTATTGTTTTCATGTATGATGACATTGCTTCCAATTACGAGAATCCAAGGCCTGGTGTCATAATTAACAAGCCAGATGGTGGTGATGTTTATGAAGGAGTTCCAAAG GATTACACTGGTGCAGAAGTACATGCTGACAATTTCTATGCTGCTTTACTTGGAAATAAATCAGCTCTTACAGGTGGGAGTGGGAAAGTTGTGGATAGTGGCCCCAATGATCATATTTTTGTATACTACACTGATCATGGAGGTCCTGGTGTTCTTG GTATGCCTGTTGGTCCTTACCTGTATGCATCTGATCTGAATGAAGTCTTAAAGAAAAAGCATGCTTCTGGAGGATATAAGAGCCTA GTATTTTATCTTGAGGCATGTGAATCTGGGAGTATCTTTGAAGGTCTTCTACCGGAAGATATCAATATCTACGCGACAACAGCTTCGAATGCAGAAGAAAGCAGTTGGGGAACATATTGCCCTGGCGAGTACCCTCCCCCTCCCCCGGAGTACTCAACCTGCTTGGGTGACCTATACAGCATTGCTTGGATGGAAGACAG CGACGTACACAATTTGCGAACTGAAAGTTTGCAGCAGCAATATAAATTG GTTAAGGATAGGACTATCAATGGTGCATACTATGGTTCTCATGTGATGGAATATGGTGATGTAGGACTTGGCAACAATCATCTTTTCCTATATTTGGGAACAAATCCTGCTAATGATAACATTAGTTTTGTGGATGAAAGCGCCTTGAAATTGAGATCACCTTCAACAGCAGTTAACCAAAGGGATGCCGATCTCGTCCATTTCTGGGATAAG TTCCGCAAAGCTCCTGAGGGTTCTCCGCGGAAAAATGAAGCTCAGAAACAAGTTTTGGAAGCAATGTCTCACAGGATGCATGTAGACAACAGTGTGGAACTGATTGGGAAGCTCTTATTCGGCATTGAAAAGGGTCCTGAAGTGGTCAACGCTGTTAGACCTTCTGGATCACCACTTGTTGATAACTGGGACCTTCTTAAAACCACG GTAAGGACTTTTGAGACACATTGTGGATCTCTATCTCAGTATGGTATGAAACATATGAGGTCCTTTGCGAACATCTGCAATGCAGGAATATCGAATGAGCAAATGGCCGAGGCCTCAGCACAAGCTTGTGCTAGTATTCCTGCCAACCCCTGGAGTTCTCTGCAAGGGGGTTTCAGTGCATAG
- the LOC123894078 gene encoding uncharacterized protein LOC123894078 has protein sequence MENEVVSYFTLRMRIDNFAQLLKTCFLQQNISPTTRMVRWNAQGGNDMILNVDGSSIGNHGVSGFGGLIRNSDGGRIQGFAGNIGISNILHAELLAMYYGLVLA, from the coding sequence ATGGAAAATGAGGTTGTTTCATACTTTACTCTCAGGATGCGTATTGACAACTTTGCCCAGCTGTTAAAGACATGTTTTCTTCAACAAAACATAAGTCCAACCACAAGAATGGTTCGTTGGAATGCTCAGGGTGGTAATGATATGATCTTGAATGTTGATGGGAGTAGCATCGGTAATCATGGTGTCTCGGGCTTCGGAGGACTTATTCGGAACTCTGATGGTGGGCGGATCCAAGGTTTTGCTGGAAATATAGGAATCTCGAACATCCTTCATGCGGAATTATTGGCAATGTACTATGGATTAGTTTTGGCGTGA
- the LOC123917089 gene encoding uncharacterized protein LOC123917089, whose product MDKESLNNHDNSNNIVSLRDDDRDKNGGGDGSGSLLLRASSDGFRQSTTSDLVLQWGNRKRLRCMKVQVKQDSLNPVQRTTVRVDRRVIRTEKDTSNRFATSVTDNNVINSHSHNNQNQSNGYPSLRQRAPSPQQPPPRILRNTENSGGMRGTQMNGSARGIASPERRGGTHLNEQHNNNNHNKSAGSSDNALDGKKGGGSSSGSGDATPAVWPPKFVIALTNKEKEEDFMAIKGSKLPQRPKKRAKLIQRTLNLVSPGTWLSDLTLERYEVREKKITKKRPRGLKAMGNMDSESE is encoded by the exons ATGGATAAAGAGTCACTTAACAACCATGACAATAGTAATAACATTGTCAGTTTGAGAGATGATGATAGAGACAAAAATGGAGGAGGAGATGGGTCTGGCTCCTTGTTATTGAGAGCTAGCTCTGATGGCTTTAGACAATCAACGACGTCAGATTTAGTGTTGCAATGGGGAAACAGAAAGCGATTAAGGTGTATGAAGGTACAAGTTAAACAAGATTCTTTAAACCCGGTTCAGAGGACAACTGTTAGAGTCGACCGGAGAGTAATTAGAACCGAAAAAGATACTTCAAACCGGTTTGCAACATCCGTTACTGATAATAATGTTATCAATAGTCATAGtcataataatcaaaatcagaGTAACGGGTATCCTAGTCTCCGTCAACGCGCCCCTTCTCCGCAACAACCTCCTCCAAGGATTCTCAG GAACACAGAGAATTCAGGTGGCATGAGAGGAACCCAAATGAACGGAAGTGCTAGGGGAATTGCTTCACCAGAGAGAAGAGGAGGGACCCACCTTAATGAAcaacacaataataataatcacaacAAATCTGCAGGTTCATCTGATAACGCTTTGGATGGCAAGAAAGGTGGGGGGTCATCTTCAGGGAGTGGTGATGCGACACCAGCGGTTTGGCCACCAAAATTTGTGATTGCCTTAACAAACAAGGAGAAGGAAGAAGATTTTATGGCTATTAAGGGATCTAAGTTGCCTCAGAGACCTAAGAAAAGAGCCAAATTGATACAACGTACCCTCAAT CTCGTAAGTCCAGGTACATGGCTATCCGATCTCACCTTGGAACGATATGAAGTTAGGGAGAAGAAAATAACCAAAAAG AGACCAAGAGGATTAAAAGCAATGGGTAACATGGATTCCGAGTCTGAATAG